The proteins below come from a single Pseudomonas chlororaphis genomic window:
- a CDS encoding bile acid:sodium symporter — protein sequence MHIFRHLKRIVTDWFLCGMVLATLLAYFFPTFGATGGAMHAEWVVNIGIFVVFFLHGVNLSGEQIRHGLKNTRLHLMVQGFTFGVFPLIWLISHWLVGSHVPALLMLGFLYLCALPSTISSSVALTGSAGGNVPAAILNASLSSVLGVVLTPLLVSLVVGRGAGGIDLGSTLLDLCLMLLLPLVLGQVLRRWLAGFFGRYKRYTNVIDKLVILLLVYAAFCNSMVSGIWQQQGNGLLLSAALGSAILLAIILWMTTRTARALRFSNADEIAAVFCASKKSLAAGVPMAALIFGNNPGLGLILLPIMIYHPLQLIVCSIFAERYASRRRAQVVQANEAALSAR from the coding sequence ATGCATATTTTCCGACACCTCAAACGGATAGTGACCGACTGGTTCCTCTGCGGCATGGTCCTCGCCACGCTGCTGGCCTATTTCTTTCCTACGTTCGGTGCCACCGGCGGCGCCATGCATGCCGAATGGGTCGTCAACATCGGCATCTTCGTGGTGTTTTTCCTGCATGGGGTCAACCTGTCCGGCGAGCAGATCCGCCACGGCCTGAAAAACACCCGGCTGCATCTGATGGTGCAAGGTTTTACCTTTGGCGTGTTCCCGCTGATCTGGCTGATCAGTCACTGGCTGGTGGGCAGTCACGTCCCGGCGCTGCTGATGCTGGGCTTCCTGTACCTGTGCGCCCTGCCCTCGACCATTTCCTCGTCGGTGGCCCTGACCGGTAGCGCCGGCGGCAACGTGCCCGCGGCGATTCTCAACGCGAGCCTGTCCAGCGTACTGGGGGTGGTGCTGACGCCCTTGCTGGTCAGCCTGGTGGTTGGGCGCGGCGCCGGGGGCATCGACCTCGGCTCGACCCTGCTCGACCTGTGCCTGATGTTGCTGCTGCCGCTGGTGCTCGGGCAGGTCCTGCGGCGTTGGCTGGCGGGGTTCTTTGGCCGCTACAAACGCTACACCAACGTCATCGACAAACTGGTGATCCTGCTGCTGGTGTACGCGGCGTTCTGCAACTCGATGGTCTCCGGGATCTGGCAGCAGCAAGGCAACGGCCTGCTGCTCAGCGCGGCATTGGGCAGTGCCATCCTGCTGGCGATCATCCTGTGGATGACCACCCGCACCGCCCGCGCCTTGCGGTTCAGCAATGCCGATGAAATTGCCGCAGTGTTCTGCGCCAGCAAGAAATCCCTCGCCGCCGGGGTGCCGATGGCCGCGTTGATCTTTGGCAACAACCCCGGCCTGGGCCTGATCCTGCTGCCGATCATGATCTACCACCCGCTGCAGTTGATCGTCTGCTCGATCTTCGCCGAGCGCTACGCCAGCCGCCGACGGGCGCAGGTCGTCCAGGCGAACGAGGCGGCCCTCAGCGCTCGATGA
- a CDS encoding lipoprotein yields MLHRLALLSFALLLGACASNQVNHDFDTSRDFAAYRSWSWKEPALQYRPDDPRIKSDLTEQRIRQAVADQLDQRGLRPVAAGGRADVLVQAYLIVEDRQQQVTTNYGGGWGGPWNGYWGGPMYNETRNISYKVGTVQIDLLDGKDGKLVWRGSDEQILSDSPNPTDRNTAVRETVGRILSTYPPR; encoded by the coding sequence ATGTTGCACCGTCTTGCCTTACTGTCTTTTGCCCTGCTGCTGGGCGCCTGTGCCTCCAACCAGGTCAATCACGACTTCGACACCAGCCGCGATTTCGCGGCGTACCGCAGTTGGAGTTGGAAAGAGCCGGCGCTGCAATACCGCCCCGATGACCCGCGCATCAAGAGCGACCTGACCGAACAACGCATCCGTCAGGCCGTTGCCGATCAACTCGACCAGCGCGGCCTGCGCCCGGTGGCGGCAGGTGGTCGGGCGGATGTGTTGGTCCAGGCTTACCTGATCGTCGAGGATCGCCAGCAGCAGGTGACCACGAACTATGGCGGTGGTTGGGGCGGCCCCTGGAACGGCTATTGGGGCGGGCCGATGTACAACGAAACCCGCAACATCAGCTACAAGGTCGGCACCGTGCAGATCGACCTGCTCGATGGCAAGGACGGCAAGCTGGTGTGGCGGGGCAGTGACGAGCAGATCCTGAGCGACTCGCCGAACCCGACGGACCGTAACACCGCGGTACGGGAGACGGTGGGGCGGATCCTGTCGACCTATCCGCCGCGATAG
- the fabG gene encoding 3-ketoacyl-ACP reductase (Catalyzes the first of the two reduction steps in the elongation cycle of fatty acid synthesis): MSDRYIDFANSPVGLRLVGALGLPSPVRLERWQAGRLRPIEGALLLGGGPLTEQVGTFAKRLTDAIFVYGGEPSLATEWIPGHGPKIKAVVYDASHLVQADQLKQLREFFQPLMKNLDRSAHVVILGRAPERLSDPFAASAQRALEGFSRSLAKELRHGGTLQLLYVGDGAEAQLEGALRFFLSPKSAFVSGQVVRLNACDTQVQDWTRPLTGLKALVTGAARGIGAAIAETLARDGADVILLDMPQAKADLDALAARLSGRSLTLDICAEDAPSQLIEHLPDGVDIVVHNAGITRDKTLANMTPEFWDAVLAVNLNAPQVLTKALLDSGTLRDNGRVILLASISGIAGNRGQTNYAASKAGLIGLAQAWAPTLQARGISINAVAPGFIETRMTAEIPFTLREAGRRMSSLGQGGLPQDVAETVAWLAQPGTGAVTGQAVRVCGQSLLGA, encoded by the coding sequence ATGTCTGACCGCTATATCGACTTCGCCAATTCACCTGTTGGCCTGCGTCTGGTCGGGGCCCTCGGCCTGCCCTCGCCGGTGCGCCTGGAGCGCTGGCAGGCTGGGCGGCTGCGACCGATCGAGGGCGCGTTGCTGCTGGGCGGCGGGCCGTTGACCGAGCAGGTCGGCACGTTCGCCAAACGCCTGACCGACGCCATTTTCGTCTACGGTGGCGAACCGAGCCTGGCCACCGAGTGGATCCCCGGCCACGGCCCGAAAATCAAGGCGGTGGTGTATGACGCCAGCCACCTGGTGCAGGCCGACCAGCTCAAGCAACTGCGCGAATTTTTCCAGCCCTTGATGAAAAATCTCGACCGCAGCGCCCACGTAGTCATCCTCGGTCGCGCCCCGGAACGGCTCAGCGACCCGTTCGCCGCCAGTGCCCAGCGTGCGCTGGAGGGTTTCAGCCGGTCCCTGGCCAAGGAGTTGCGCCACGGCGGGACACTGCAACTGCTGTACGTTGGCGACGGGGCCGAGGCACAGCTAGAAGGTGCGTTGCGCTTCTTCCTGTCGCCCAAGAGTGCCTTCGTGTCCGGGCAGGTCGTTCGCCTCAATGCTTGCGACACCCAGGTCCAGGATTGGACAAGGCCGCTCACCGGGCTCAAGGCACTGGTCACCGGGGCTGCCCGCGGGATCGGCGCCGCCATCGCCGAAACCCTGGCCCGCGATGGCGCCGACGTGATCCTGCTGGACATGCCGCAGGCCAAGGCCGACCTCGACGCCCTGGCCGCACGTCTGAGCGGGCGCAGCCTGACCCTGGATATCTGCGCCGAAGACGCGCCTTCGCAATTGATCGAACACTTGCCCGACGGCGTCGACATCGTGGTGCACAACGCCGGCATTACCCGCGACAAGACCCTCGCCAACATGACCCCGGAATTCTGGGACGCGGTCCTGGCCGTCAACCTCAACGCTCCGCAGGTGCTGACCAAGGCCCTGCTCGACAGCGGCACCCTGCGGGACAATGGCCGGGTCATCCTGCTGGCGTCCATCAGCGGCATCGCCGGCAATCGCGGGCAGACCAACTATGCCGCGAGCAAGGCCGGCCTGATCGGCCTGGCGCAGGCCTGGGCGCCTACGCTGCAGGCGCGGGGCATCAGTATCAACGCCGTGGCACCGGGCTTCATTGAAACGCGCATGACCGCCGAGATCCCTTTCACCCTGCGCGAAGCCGGGCGGCGCATGAGCTCCCTGGGCCAGGGCGGCCTGCCCCAGGATGTCGCCGAAACCGTGGCGTGGCTGGCGCAACCCGGCACGGGCGCTGTCACCGGGCAGGCCGTGCGGGTGTGCGGGCAAAGCCTGCTGGGAGCATGA
- a CDS encoding pyrophosphatase — protein sequence MNLVELTERLHAIRDRNDWRRFHSPKNLAMAASVEMAELVEIFQWLTEDQSRQLPADTLAHAGQEVGDIVLYLLLLCSELGLDMDAVVRNKLADSERRFGQ from the coding sequence ATGAACCTTGTTGAACTGACCGAACGCCTGCACGCCATTCGTGACCGTAACGATTGGCGGCGCTTCCACAGCCCGAAGAACCTCGCCATGGCCGCCAGCGTGGAAATGGCCGAGCTGGTGGAGATTTTCCAGTGGCTGACCGAGGATCAGTCCCGCCAGTTGCCGGCAGACACCCTGGCCCATGCCGGGCAGGAAGTCGGTGACATCGTGTTGTACCTGTTGCTGTTGTGCAGCGAATTGGGCCTGGACATGGACGCCGTGGTGCGCAACAAGCTGGCCGACAGCGAGCGGCGGTTCGGCCAATGA
- a CDS encoding MFS transporter, with translation MQVESFFEWLGQALGSVIRFIVDLLSGLFNTLAHAGGNFVDGLARTLGMDTSIISIIALIIGLMMLYSAIRAFMRASIIMGIIWLVLGLWLLSWIIH, from the coding sequence ATGCAGGTAGAAAGCTTTTTCGAATGGCTCGGCCAAGCGCTCGGTTCGGTGATCCGCTTCATCGTCGACCTGCTCAGCGGCCTGTTCAACACCCTGGCCCACGCCGGCGGCAACTTCGTCGACGGCCTGGCGCGCACCTTGGGCATGGACACCTCGATCATCAGCATCATCGCGCTGATCATCGGGTTGATGATGCTGTATTCGGCGATCCGCGCCTTTATGCGGGCCTCGATCATCATGGGGATTATCTGGTTGGTATTGGGGTTGTGGTTGTTGAGTTGGATCATTCACTGA
- a CDS encoding acetyl-CoA acetyltransferase (Catalyzes the synthesis of acetoacetyl coenzyme A from two molecules of acetyl coenzyme A. It can also act as a thiolase, catalyzing the reverse reaction and generating two-carbon units from the four-carbon product of fatty acid oxidation) has translation MTQLRRVAIIGGNRIPFARSNGPYATASNQAMLTAALEGLIERYNLHGLHIGEVAAGAVLKHSRDMNLTRECVLGSRLSPTTPAYDVQQACGTGLETVLLVANKIALGQIDSAIAGGVDTTSDAPIAVNEGLRRILLQANRAKTTADKIKAFLQVRPQHLLPDLPRINEPRTGLSMGEHCELMAQTWQIPREAQDQLALESHQKMAASYAEGWQNDLMTPFLGLTRDNNLRPDLTPEKLASLKPAFEKSAKGTLTAGNSTPLTDGASLVLLGSEEWAKAQGLPILAYLRDGETAAVDFVHGAEGLLMAPVYAVPRLLARNGLTLQDFDYYEIHEAFAAQVLCTLKAWEDPDYCKSRLGLEVPLGAIDRSRLNVKGSSLAAGHPFAATGGRIVANLAKLLDAAGRGRGLISICAAAGQGVTAIIER, from the coding sequence ATGACACAGCTACGCCGCGTCGCGATTATCGGTGGTAACCGCATTCCGTTCGCCCGCTCCAATGGGCCCTATGCCACCGCCAGCAACCAGGCGATGCTGACCGCCGCGCTCGAGGGACTGATCGAGCGCTACAACCTGCATGGCCTGCACATTGGCGAAGTCGCCGCCGGCGCGGTGCTCAAGCATTCCCGGGACATGAACCTGACCCGCGAATGCGTGCTGGGCTCGCGGCTGTCGCCCACCACGCCGGCCTACGATGTACAGCAGGCCTGCGGCACCGGCCTGGAAACGGTGTTGCTGGTGGCCAACAAGATTGCCCTCGGACAGATCGACAGCGCCATTGCCGGCGGCGTGGACACCACCTCCGACGCTCCGATTGCGGTCAATGAGGGGCTGCGCAGGATCCTGCTGCAAGCCAATCGTGCCAAGACCACCGCCGATAAGATCAAGGCCTTCCTGCAAGTGCGGCCCCAGCACCTGCTGCCCGACCTGCCGCGCATCAACGAACCGCGCACCGGCCTGAGCATGGGCGAGCACTGCGAGTTGATGGCCCAGACCTGGCAGATCCCTCGGGAGGCGCAGGATCAGTTGGCCCTGGAAAGCCATCAGAAAATGGCTGCGTCCTACGCCGAAGGTTGGCAGAACGACTTGATGACGCCGTTTCTCGGCCTGACCCGGGACAACAACCTGCGCCCCGACCTGACCCCGGAAAAACTCGCCTCGCTCAAACCGGCTTTCGAGAAGAGCGCCAAGGGCACCCTGACAGCAGGCAATTCCACGCCGTTGACCGATGGCGCCTCGCTGGTGCTGTTGGGAAGCGAAGAATGGGCCAAGGCGCAGGGCCTGCCGATCCTGGCGTACCTGCGCGATGGCGAAACGGCGGCGGTGGATTTCGTCCATGGTGCCGAAGGGTTGTTGATGGCGCCGGTCTACGCGGTGCCGCGGTTGCTGGCGCGCAACGGCCTGACCCTGCAGGATTTCGATTACTACGAGATCCATGAAGCATTCGCCGCCCAGGTGTTGTGCACCTTGAAGGCCTGGGAAGACCCGGACTACTGCAAGAGCCGCCTGGGCCTCGAGGTCCCGCTGGGCGCCATCGACCGCAGCCGCTTGAACGTGAAGGGCAGCTCATTGGCCGCCGGGCATCCGTTCGCCGCCACGGGTGGACGCATCGTCGCCAACCTCGCCAAGTTGCTGGATGCCGCCGGGCGCGGCCGCGGGCTGATCTCCATCTGCGCGGCGGCCGGCCAGGGGGTGACGGCGATCATCGAGCGCTGA
- a CDS encoding SAM-dependent methyltransferase — translation MSDRHFDQLATRFAEKIYGGAKGAIRLAVLQADLLETLPDRPLRVLDIGAGLGHMSLWLAERGHQVTLAEPAEPMLEGARQRFAVAGQQATFIQAPWQDLLGQLTEPYDLVLCHAVLEWLAEPHAILPVLHQLTAPGGWLSLAFYNRDALVYRNLLKGHFRKLRKNDMAGEKQSLTPQQPLDPRALAAQLEGLWQVENQSGVRVFHDYMPVEFQGRVELAQLLEMELAHRRHPAFAGLGRYLHWICRPR, via the coding sequence ATGAGCGACCGTCATTTCGACCAGTTGGCCACGCGGTTTGCCGAGAAAATCTACGGCGGGGCCAAGGGCGCGATCCGCCTGGCGGTGCTTCAGGCCGATCTGTTGGAAACCTTGCCGGATCGCCCGCTGCGGGTGCTGGATATCGGCGCGGGTCTGGGCCATATGTCGCTGTGGCTGGCCGAGCGCGGTCACCAGGTGACCCTCGCCGAGCCGGCCGAGCCCATGCTCGAAGGTGCCCGCCAACGCTTCGCCGTGGCGGGGCAGCAGGCAACGTTCATCCAGGCGCCGTGGCAGGATCTGCTTGGCCAGCTCACCGAGCCCTACGACCTGGTGCTGTGCCATGCGGTGCTCGAATGGCTGGCCGAGCCCCATGCCATCCTGCCGGTGCTGCATCAGCTCACGGCGCCGGGCGGCTGGTTGTCCCTGGCGTTCTACAACCGCGATGCGCTGGTCTATCGCAACCTGCTCAAGGGGCATTTCCGCAAGTTGCGCAAAAATGACATGGCCGGCGAAAAACAGAGCCTGACACCGCAACAACCCCTTGATCCGCGCGCGTTGGCGGCGCAACTTGAAGGCCTGTGGCAGGTCGAAAACCAGAGTGGCGTGCGGGTTTTCCATGACTACATGCCCGTGGAATTCCAAGGGCGCGTGGAGCTGGCGCAGTTGTTGGAAATGGAGCTGGCCCACCGTCGCCATCCCGCGTTTGCCGGATTGGGACGTTATCTGCACTGGATCTGCCGTCCGCGCTGA
- a CDS encoding acyl dehydratase, which yields MTIQWHEVSGAPSMTALYVKAATRRKISGKTLPEQGLRQVLQVDPQRLAAYRKVCGFAENGLLPPTYPHVLAFALQMQLLTDRDFPFPLLGLIHLNNRIRVLRPMGGVNQVRASVNVENLQPHPKGAVFDLVTRLEDQLGLLWQAHSQMLCRGVELDGTPLADTPANSLALMEVAHWRAPADIGRQYAKVSGDYNPIHLSAASAKLFGFPTAIAHGLWNKARTLAALDQHLPEANLEIEVAFKKPVRLPSEVTLLASAAGSSGDLRLMGAGDLEHMVGGWRPAG from the coding sequence ATGACGATCCAATGGCACGAGGTCAGCGGCGCACCGTCGATGACCGCGCTCTACGTGAAAGCGGCGACGCGGCGCAAGATCAGCGGCAAGACCTTGCCGGAACAAGGGCTGCGCCAGGTGCTCCAGGTCGACCCGCAGCGACTGGCAGCCTATCGCAAGGTCTGCGGCTTCGCCGAGAACGGGTTGCTGCCGCCGACGTATCCCCACGTCCTGGCGTTCGCCTTGCAAATGCAGTTGCTTACCGACCGGGACTTTCCGTTTCCGTTGTTGGGCTTGATCCATTTGAACAACCGCATCCGTGTGCTGCGGCCCATGGGCGGCGTCAACCAGGTGCGGGCCAGCGTCAATGTCGAGAACCTGCAACCTCACCCCAAAGGCGCGGTGTTCGACCTGGTCACCCGCCTGGAGGATCAACTGGGGCTATTGTGGCAAGCCCACAGCCAGATGCTGTGCAGGGGTGTCGAACTGGATGGGACACCGCTGGCCGACACGCCCGCCAACAGCCTGGCATTGATGGAGGTGGCGCACTGGCGCGCGCCGGCCGACATTGGCCGGCAGTACGCCAAGGTGTCGGGCGACTACAACCCGATTCACCTGAGCGCCGCCAGCGCCAAACTGTTCGGCTTCCCGACTGCCATCGCCCATGGCCTGTGGAACAAAGCCAGGACCCTGGCCGCCCTGGATCAACACCTGCCCGAGGCCAACCTCGAGATCGAGGTGGCCTTCAAAAAACCCGTACGCCTGCCCAGTGAAGTGACACTGCTGGCGAGTGCGGCAGGGTCCAGCGGGGACTTGCGGTTGATGGGGGCAGGGGATCTGGAACACATGGTGGGAGGCTGGCGGCCGGCGGGCTGA
- a CDS encoding type VI secretion protein encodes MSDPARESAFRLEIAGLPEPLVVVAFTGSEAISEPFAYEAQLLLPDAPVDLAGLLYRNVWLSFGAPGRGIHGQLHELLEQPPGAGCRVRIGPKLACLAQRFSQRVFVARSVPQILRQVLREHGIGGRHLCLDLSGDYPAQDFCTQYRESDLQFLQRLCAQAGIHFHFEQTPDGHCLVFTDSPDRFPLVGEAVYGDHRPAPGVRAFSVQSTLPGAQVARGRSDLKNLHVGRAVTLAAHPLEGWNRCWLLTGVEHRGQAGVYGNQFKAIPQGAPWQTALRATKPRMASRQRGWVVAVDEPVMQEAGRVAVQFDWVYQGEGARSSHCWLPLAPELLAGADELREGTEVLVSFIEGDPDRPLISAFLDGPALAAPVEPAAAPIAGRAPGPAVADPMLLSAIRSAEPLVLLCLLPGGGSFSHCAEALCTCRLLTQPGAGIAP; translated from the coding sequence ATGTCCGATCCAGCCCGCGAGTCAGCCTTTCGTCTGGAGATAGCCGGTCTGCCCGAACCCTTGGTCGTCGTGGCCTTCACGGGCAGCGAAGCCATCAGCGAACCCTTCGCCTATGAGGCGCAATTGTTGCTCCCCGACGCCCCCGTGGACTTGGCCGGGCTGCTGTACCGCAACGTGTGGCTGAGCTTCGGCGCGCCGGGTCGAGGCATTCATGGGCAATTGCACGAACTGCTCGAACAGCCTCCGGGCGCCGGCTGCCGGGTGCGTATCGGGCCGAAGCTGGCTTGCCTGGCGCAGCGCTTCAGCCAACGGGTGTTCGTTGCTCGCTCGGTGCCGCAGATCCTGCGCCAGGTGCTCCGGGAACATGGCATCGGCGGCCGGCACCTGTGCCTGGACCTGAGCGGCGACTACCCTGCGCAAGACTTCTGCACCCAATACCGGGAGTCGGACCTGCAATTTCTCCAACGGCTGTGCGCGCAAGCCGGCATCCATTTTCATTTCGAACAGACCCCGGACGGACATTGCCTGGTTTTCACCGACAGTCCAGACCGTTTCCCGTTGGTGGGCGAGGCGGTTTATGGCGACCACCGGCCAGCGCCGGGCGTCCGGGCCTTCAGTGTGCAGAGCACGCTGCCGGGCGCACAGGTTGCCCGGGGGCGCAGCGACCTGAAGAACCTGCACGTTGGCCGAGCGGTGACGCTGGCAGCGCATCCCCTGGAGGGCTGGAACCGCTGCTGGCTGCTGACCGGCGTCGAGCACCGCGGCCAGGCGGGGGTGTATGGCAACCAGTTCAAGGCCATCCCCCAGGGCGCGCCGTGGCAGACAGCCCTGCGGGCGACGAAGCCGCGCATGGCGAGCCGGCAACGGGGTTGGGTGGTCGCGGTGGATGAGCCGGTGATGCAAGAAGCCGGACGCGTGGCGGTGCAGTTCGACTGGGTCTACCAGGGCGAGGGCGCCCGTTCCAGCCATTGTTGGCTGCCGTTGGCGCCCGAGTTGCTGGCGGGGGCGGACGAGTTGCGCGAGGGCACCGAGGTGTTGGTGAGTTTTATCGAAGGCGATCCGGATCGTCCGTTGATCAGTGCCTTTCTCGACGGCCCCGCGTTGGCTGCGCCGGTTGAGCCTGCGGCCGCCCCGATCGCCGGCCGCGCACCGGGGCCGGCGGTTGCCGACCCGATGCTCCTGTCGGCGATCCGCAGTGCCGAGCCGCTGGTCTTGTTGTGCCTGCTACCCGGCGGCGGCAGTTTCAGCCATTGCGCCGAGGCGTTGTGCACCTGCCGGTTGCTCACCCAGCCCGGCGCGGGTATCGCGCCGTGA
- a CDS encoding XRE family transcriptional regulator, whose protein sequence is MSHLITDWRDRLTHRRVWALAAPMILSNISVPLVALVDSTVIGHLPHAHQLGAVAVGASLYTVLAWAMGFLRMGSTGFAAQAAGRGDGAALRQVLVQGLLLAMGLAVVLGAVGVPLSGVALHFMQPSAELDQLTRDFFHTRLFGLPAALASYALVGWFLGAQNARAPLAILLVTNLVNIALNLWFVIGLDWGVAGSARASVIAEWTGALVGLALARKTLRAWPGQVAWAALGRWQSWRPLLAVNRDIFIRSLALQAVFFLITVQGARLGDATVAANALLLNGLLLTAHALDGLAHAVEALCGHAIGARDRLALRRSLVVACGWSLIASLGFALLFLLAGHLFIAMQTDIPDVRATADQYLPYLAALPLIAVWSYLLDGLFIGATRAREMRNGMLLTLLLVLPVAWALQGLGNHGLWITFLLFMALRSLTLGAIAWHLQRRDQWLGSPSP, encoded by the coding sequence ATGTCCCACCTGATCACCGACTGGCGCGACCGCCTTACCCATCGCCGGGTCTGGGCGCTGGCGGCGCCGATGATTCTCTCGAACATTTCCGTGCCGCTGGTGGCGCTGGTGGACAGTACGGTCATCGGCCATTTGCCCCATGCCCATCAGCTGGGCGCGGTGGCGGTCGGGGCGAGTCTGTATACCGTGCTGGCGTGGGCCATGGGTTTCCTGCGCATGGGCTCCACCGGGTTCGCCGCCCAGGCCGCCGGACGTGGCGATGGCGCGGCGCTGCGGCAGGTGCTGGTGCAAGGCCTGTTGCTGGCGATGGGGCTGGCGGTGGTGCTCGGCGCCGTCGGCGTACCGCTGAGTGGCGTGGCGTTGCACTTCATGCAGCCATCGGCCGAACTCGACCAATTGACCCGCGACTTTTTCCACACCCGGCTCTTCGGCCTACCGGCGGCGCTGGCCAGCTATGCATTGGTGGGCTGGTTCCTCGGTGCCCAGAATGCCCGAGCGCCGCTGGCGATCCTGCTGGTGACCAACCTGGTGAACATCGCCCTGAACCTGTGGTTCGTGATCGGCCTGGACTGGGGCGTGGCCGGTTCGGCCCGGGCCTCGGTGATTGCCGAGTGGACCGGTGCGCTGGTCGGCCTGGCCCTGGCACGCAAGACTCTGCGGGCCTGGCCCGGACAGGTGGCCTGGGCAGCCTTGGGGCGGTGGCAGAGCTGGCGCCCGCTGCTGGCGGTGAACCGGGACATTTTCATTCGCAGCCTGGCGCTGCAAGCGGTGTTCTTCCTGATCACCGTGCAAGGCGCGCGGCTAGGGGACGCGACCGTGGCAGCCAATGCCCTGCTGCTCAACGGCCTGCTGCTGACCGCCCACGCCCTGGACGGCCTCGCCCACGCGGTGGAAGCTTTGTGCGGGCATGCCATCGGCGCCCGCGATCGCCTCGCCCTGCGCCGTTCGCTGGTGGTGGCCTGCGGCTGGTCGCTGATTGCAAGCCTTGGGTTCGCGCTGCTGTTCCTGCTCGCCGGCCACCTGTTCATCGCGATGCAAACCGACATTCCCGACGTGCGCGCCACCGCCGACCAGTATCTGCCTTACCTGGCGGCCCTGCCGCTGATTGCGGTCTGGAGCTACCTGCTCGACGGGCTGTTCATCGGCGCCACCCGCGCCCGGGAAATGCGCAACGGCATGCTGCTGACGCTGTTGCTGGTACTGCCTGTCGCCTGGGCGCTGCAAGGCTTGGGCAACCACGGGTTGTGGATCACCTTCCTGCTGTTCATGGCCTTGCGCAGCCTGACCCTCGGGGCCATCGCCTGGCATCTGCAACGGCGCGATCAATGGCTGGGCAGCCCCAGCCCATGA
- a CDS encoding lipoprotein — MKGRSGVLVLCLGLAACQGSNPYVATSNPLPPAPPEAAQVFDRSAYPAPPRDYGRYRSWAWRNGQLPPGTAWADSAQVAEAVSNALDQRGLRPLHDNRPADLFVSADLRLETRLRQVRDDYDTGYYGGYNRYGPGYGPGYGMYHTVPVVRTYQEQVVVVRVELFDARNGQPVWSASAETSQRGSQGARTDAIREAVEKAMSAYPPS, encoded by the coding sequence ATGAAAGGTCGTTCAGGGGTATTGGTGCTGTGCCTGGGGCTGGCGGCCTGCCAGGGCAGCAACCCGTATGTCGCCACTTCCAACCCGCTGCCGCCGGCACCACCGGAAGCCGCCCAGGTGTTCGACCGCAGTGCGTACCCCGCGCCGCCTCGGGACTACGGGCGCTACCGCAGTTGGGCCTGGCGCAACGGGCAACTGCCGCCGGGCACTGCGTGGGCGGACTCGGCCCAGGTGGCCGAGGCAGTGAGTAACGCGCTGGACCAGCGCGGCCTGCGCCCGCTGCATGACAATCGGCCGGCCGACCTCTTCGTCAGCGCCGACCTGCGCCTGGAAACCCGCCTGCGCCAGGTACGCGATGACTACGACACCGGCTACTACGGCGGCTACAACCGCTACGGCCCCGGCTATGGCCCTGGGTACGGCATGTATCACACGGTGCCGGTGGTGCGCACGTACCAGGAGCAGGTGGTGGTCGTGCGTGTCGAGCTGTTCGACGCGCGCAATGGCCAGCCGGTCTGGAGCGCCAGCGCCGAAACCAGCCAGCGCGGCAGCCAGGGTGCACGCACGGACGCTATCCGCGAAGCGGTGGAAAAAGCCATGTCGGCGTATCCGCCCAGTTGA